CCTAAATAAAAAAGGATATATAACAATAATTTCTAAACCCAACTTAATACTCTGGACAATTAAAATCAAGGTTTCCCTTATTTGTGGGTAGGCTGGTAATGTTTGAGACACCTGTCCTCCTCATCCCTGGACAAGGCCTTTGCCTGTGAATTCTCAGGCAAATGTTATGGTTATCTGAAGAAGTCAGGATCATCACTTGGGCAGAagttttcagagaaaacatAATTTGAGGTATATACTGATGACAGGGACATGTGAAGGAGTTTATTAGAACAAACTCCATTGTTAATCCTATTTTACAAGTTTTATTTATCACACAACTTGTTTGTTTATATTAGCTATGATATGGATAAAAGTAGTTAAAACAAGGCCCTGTCCACATTCTaatttggaaacagaaatggaTCTGAGACAtgtttttataatgttttttcctttctgtttgcaGAAGTACTGTCAGCCATCATTAGTGTACTGCTGGTCTATATCCTTATGGCATTCCTGTTGTATGAGGCTGTTCAGAGAACCATCCATATGGACTATGAAATAAATGGTGATATCATGCTCATCACAGCAGCCGTCGGTGTTGCAGTTAACTTAATGTAAGGTCTTTCTCTCCATTAACACTCATCAATGTATTGCTCAATAAGCTGCTAATTCATTCATGGCCTCTAACTTTGTCATGGGATGTAATTTTGCTGGACATCTTAATTTTCCCAAATAAGACGAGAACTTACACCGagtattatttttcaattatttggtttaaaatgaaaaaaccctGACAAATCCTACCCACCCAACAAACCTTAAAGCCCATTTCTTGaagcatttctcttctttcacttTCAGAATGGGGTTTTTGCTGAATCAGTCTGGCCACCTTCActcccactcccattcccaccctCACTCTCACGCACCTCAGCCGAGCTCTCCGAGCGCAGCGCAGGGCAGCAGCCACGGGCACAGCAGCCAcgggcacagcagcctggctgtgagagCAGCGTTTGTGCACGCCCTGGGTGACCTGGTACAGAGCATTGGGGTGCTCGTAGCTGCCTACATCATCCGCTTTAAGGTAAGGAAGGGCCTCTCCTGGAGGCACGGGGAATCTTGACAGTTCAGCTCTGGTGATTAAAGTCAAAAGAGGCCTGTTTTTataagttattaaaaatagctttttaatgatattttattataaGCTTCATACATCATGCAAAATAAGCAAAACTTATTtgctatatattatatatactgTAACTATTCAAACTTGGAAACTTGGAACTAGAAGTAAGTGTGTCTTCTGAGTCACATTTTTGTAAGTGATCTTGTTTTCATACATCCTTTGACATTGTGAAATTTCCCTTTGCAGCCAGAATACAAGATTGCTGATCCTATATGTACATATGTATTTTCCATACTGGTGGTTTTTACAACAATTCGAATTCTGTGTGACACGGGAGTTATTATTCTGGAAGGTAAGATCTGTGCCCAATCTGCAGTACTTTACATGGAAAATACCAGTTTTCTTGACATTATGATCCTCATCTCCATATGGATTGTACCTGGAGACCTGTCTGTCTTGCTAGTTTGGTGGTTCTTTATGGCTCCTCTAAATTGCAGCAGTTTTAAAGTGTCTTTGACTGTGGCCAGAACAACACAAGTCCTATATCTGTACACTCTTTACCATCAGAGATGTAGATGTGAAATGTACAGAACTTTCTTTTGTGTCTGCAGTGACTCTCAGCTGAATCAAGTGAACATTTGCCCAGACTCAGTTCTACACTCTCACTTTTGTTACTTGTACAGTTAAAGTGAGTGTGAATGCAGGTAAAAGGAGGTACCAAGCATAGGCAAATGGCTGGACATGTGGTTCATGCCAGTCCTGTCTTCCCCTTTCCCACAAGTGCCTTTGTATTACTTGTGTGTATCTACTGTTCCCATAGGGGAAGCTGCAAATTAAGAGTGgtgtaaaatgcagaaaaaaaaaggggagaaaaatctGAACGTGGGCTGAAGGATCTTATCTTATGTGACATAAAGAGAAGCATACCAGCAACATCCTTTGCTTTATCACAGCTTACATGGCAACTATTACTGCTTGATCTAGTACTATTACTTTATAAAGTGGAGATGTTAGAGttgggagaaaaatcctagGTTTTAGCTGCACATTCCTAGCTCATGTGAATTACCATCAACTTCACTTTTATTATGTTACAAGGTTAAATCAGAAACCTCAGAATCTTCAGTCAAGTGCTTTTGCTGTGgcataagattaaaaaaaaaatccaacaaagtAGAAGTTCagtgaaaaggcaaaaatgatGAAATTTACAGCATCCTCAATTAGCTCCAAGGCAACAGATTTAGCTTAAGAAAACAGATAAGACAAACTaatgctgaagaaaacagacaagACAAACTAATGAAGTATCAGATTGCAGATATTTTGTGTTGTAGCTGTTTGCATAGGTATCCCCATTGCCATAAAAATCTCCATAATAATGATGTCATTAAAAGTGATGGTATGTTGGCTTTATGCATACTAGGGTACTTTTCCAACTCAAATTCAGAATTTCCAGAGAACGGACTTGTGTTTATACTGGAAACTATCAAGGCCCTTGAAGTTGTATCAACTTTAGCTATTAGCTTTAGTTTCCTCATTATACTAAGAatgctaaattaaaaaattaaatagttaTCCAAAACAAGCAATGAGATTCTAGCTTTTAATATATAGATTTATAGGGCAGAATGGAAGCCCATCACAAGTATGATGTAGATACGAGAATCTGAGTccatttttcctgggaaaaagaaagctgtACAAATACCAGACAGTTAGCTAGTTATTTATCAGCTAAATAATTTTTGATGGTTTCCACTagaaggaaaattttgtttcatgaGACAGTCCTAGAAACTGAGCTTTCAAAATAATACTGGAAATAATGTAATTTAAGAGACAGTAAGACATCAGGTTCAAAGAAGTCATGTAAAAAGTTTGAAGACATTTGAGAAGTGAGTGGCTGAACTCCTCATAGTATACATAAAGAAACTCCAAAAAACTAGCAGATAAGCAATAAAAGCTACTGAAGCATCAAAACTAGTCAGAAAGACTTTATTCAGTGCTTGCATTAGTTTTTGACCCAAGTTGATAGTctaaaattttgattttgccCTTTGTACAGAAAAAGGATGTGGTGGTAAGgtagagctgtgctgctgaaaataCCAAAAGGACTTGATCTCTGATTTGCAGAGAGGACACTCTGTAAAACACAGTCCTCTGTGTTGACCACTGCACATGGATTACTGTAGCCTGTGGACATGATTCCAGGTACCTGAAAAGCAGTTTCAGGAGACAAgcccttgctttttttttttttttttttttaacagattttgaCCCTAGAGTCCAGCCTAAGCAGTTACTAAGGGTTAGAAGCCGCAGTGAAGTTGCCAACAAAAGTACATCATTGCAAAGGATCAAATGTTGGCTGTTGCCAAAGTGTGGATTCTGGACAGGACAGATTCCATTGAGACAGCTCTGCAATTCCTGTACAACTTCTGTATCCATACTGGACTTAACAGGCCCATTTCCTATTATTTTCTGTTGATAACATGGAAGTTACTAATCACCTCCAACAACACAAATTCTAATTTCTTTGACATTGAGATCTGTTGTGACATTTTAAAGGCTACTGAGACTACAGaagacagaattaattttatcttgTGTTTGGTATCACAGGAGTTCCAAGACACTTAAATGTGGATCGCATCAAGGAAGACTTGATGAAAATTGAGGATGTTTATTCTATAGAAGATTTAAATGTTTGGTCTctcactgcaggaaaaacaactgCCATAGTCCACTTGCAACTAGGTAAGCTCCTGGATAGCATAATTCTAAATTAAATCCAAGTTTAGGAAAGACCCCACCACTTCCTCTTCATATTGTTATTTAAATTGAACCACGAAATATTATTCTGGGGAAGGAAAATCTACTAACTCTGGTTTTGTACAGCAAGGAATAGAACACCTTGGCCAAGAAATTCATAGTGTAAAtgaaaactgcaaataaaatatgttcATACCAAACTGTCCAGTACAGATTCTTtgggtagggaaaaaaaaacaccacagaatTTCTCCTCAGAAATTTTCTTACATGTTTAGGGAAAGAAAGAGCGAAGTTCTAATGGGAAACAGTCTaacatatgaaaaataaatgttttgccAAAACGTGCTGATTCAGACATCTAACTATACTATGAATATCAGTTCTTAGTAACAAAGCTCAAGTTTTTTGGGGAAAAGTATCAGACACACATAGAGTTCTATCAAGAGAGGTATAAAATGATGACTAGAGAGTACACAGTGACCACAAGAacaatattaaattaataaagtgTGAgcaaaaattattctctttggTGACACTGTGATAAGTTTGAGTACATTTGCATTGCTCAGGTTTCTTAAGGAGTGAATTTATTcataattttcttaattttgcagTTCCTGGTAGTTCTTCTAAATGGGAGGATGTTCAGTCCAAGGCccggcagctgctgctgaacacGTTTGGAATGTACAAGTGCTCTGTCCAGCTTCAGAGTTACAAACAGGAGATGAGCAAAACCTGCGCGAATTGTCAGAGTTCCAGTGCCTAATTTCATATGTTTTGGGAACTGCTGCCTTATTCTTTACCTTGTGTAGTCAAAGACTGAGAGcaataaatgcaaaatgaaaattatccAATAGTAACCATTAATATGTGGATTTGTACCATGGGACATGCAGCAGGGAGAACTGGTGCTGCAAAAAGTGCAGTGGTTGCCCTACAGAACATGTATTTCACTCTCTCTGTTGTACTGGTTCATTCAATTTATTATGGTTTTTAGACAAAGCTGGTTTTGGATTATTGTTTACAAACTGGAACTTGGCTCTGCAGATACCTCACGAATTACAGTCCAATATTGTCCTTTAAACATTACGTACCACAAAGTACCTGCGCTCCAAAAGGAGCATCAGATATTCAGTATTTCAGTCAAAAGTCTCTAAAGCTGATCATACCAGGGTTGCACAATGTATCATGATCCCCAAATTCattattcagtatttttgcaATAGTAATTTTCAGACAGTATCTCAAACTATTAACACATACATTAAATTGAATTCTCATGGAAGCTGTCTCTTTGGAGACAgtgcaaaatacagaatttcctGTACCCAGACCAGAAAGTTAGCTTTAATCTGGGCATTCAGAGATCCAGACAGGAAGATCCTTGCCCAGACTTCTGGTATTTATCTAGAGACCCAACACTGGACCCAAAGTGTTTTAAGTGATCAGTTATCTTTAATGTGTTTTAGAATAGGATTTATACATTAGAAACaggttatttattttataaagtttTGACTTGTAAGAGGAATTTATTATTAATGATCTTGAATGTCTAAACTATCATTTGATTCACATTAAAAGGCCAGTTGATTAGCATG
The DNA window shown above is from Serinus canaria isolate serCan28SL12 chromosome 10, serCan2020, whole genome shotgun sequence and carries:
- the SLC30A4 gene encoding probable proton-coupled zinc antiporter SLC30A4 isoform X3, with translation MAGAGLWASIKSLLGKSEDPLFLNDSSAFDFSDEVGDEDFPRFNKLRVVVADDGSEAAPETPVNGASPGLPSDDESLLDRDIALRSARAGRPDPCSGCSSRRERSKQRKVKKRLTLAALLYLLFMTGELIGGYVANSLAIMTDALHMLTDLSGIILTLLALWLSAKSPTKRFTFGFHRLEVLSAIISVLLVYILMAFLLYEAVQRTIHMDYEINGDIMLITAAVGVAVNLIMGFLLNQSGHLHSHSHSHPHSHAPQPSSPSAAQGSSHGHSSHGHSSLAVRAAFVHALGDLVQSIGVLVAAYIIRFKPEYKIADPICTYVFSILVVFTTIRILCDTGVIILEGVPRHLNVDRIKEDLMKIEDVYSIEDLNVWSLTAGKTTAIVHLQLVPGSSSKWEDVQSKARQLLLNTFGMYKCSVQLQSYKQEMSKTCANCQSSSA